From the genome of Duffyella gerundensis, one region includes:
- the garR gene encoding 2-hydroxy-3-oxopropionate reductase, whose protein sequence is MKIGFIGLGIMGKPMSKNLIKAGYSLVVRDHNAENEAELVALGATVGKTAKEVAEQSDVIITMLPNSPQVQEVVLGENGVVDGAKPGTVVIDMSSIAPLASREIHAALAEKQIALLDAPVSGGEPKAIEGTLSVMVGGDKALFDQCYDIMKAMAGSVVHTGEIGAGNVTKLANQVIVALNIAAMAEALTLATKAGVSPDLVYQAIRGGLAGSTVLDAKAPMVMDRNFKPGFRIDLHIKDLANALDTSHSIGAQLPLTAAVMEMMQALKADGLGTADHSALACYYEKLAKIEVSRQV, encoded by the coding sequence ATGAAAATTGGATTTATTGGCCTTGGTATCATGGGCAAGCCGATGAGCAAAAACCTGATTAAAGCGGGTTACAGCCTGGTGGTGCGCGATCACAATGCAGAAAACGAAGCTGAGCTGGTGGCGCTGGGTGCCACCGTGGGCAAAACGGCTAAAGAAGTGGCGGAGCAGAGTGATGTGATCATCACCATGTTGCCCAATTCCCCGCAGGTGCAAGAAGTGGTGCTGGGCGAAAATGGCGTAGTGGACGGCGCGAAGCCGGGCACGGTGGTGATCGACATGAGTTCGATTGCGCCGCTGGCCAGCCGCGAAATTCATGCTGCGCTGGCTGAAAAGCAGATCGCCCTGCTGGATGCGCCGGTCTCCGGCGGCGAGCCAAAAGCGATTGAAGGCACGCTGTCGGTCATGGTCGGCGGCGATAAAGCGCTGTTTGATCAATGCTACGACATCATGAAAGCGATGGCCGGCTCGGTGGTGCACACCGGTGAAATTGGCGCGGGTAATGTGACCAAGCTGGCTAACCAGGTGATTGTCGCGCTGAACATCGCTGCGATGGCGGAAGCGCTGACGCTGGCCACCAAGGCGGGCGTGAGTCCGGATCTGGTTTATCAGGCGATTCGCGGCGGCCTTGCCGGCAGTACGGTGCTGGATGCCAAAGCGCCGATGGTAATGGACCGCAACTTCAAGCCAGGCTTCCGCATCGATTTACATATCAAGGATTTGGCTAACGCGCTTGATACCTCACACTCCATCGGTGCACAGCTGCCGCTGACCGCCGCGGTAATGGAGATGATGCAGGCGCTGAAAGCCGATGGTCTGGGCACCGCCGACCACAGCGCGCTGGCCTGCTATTATGAGAAGTTAGCGAAGATCGAAGTCTCCCGGCAGGTTTGA
- the garL gene encoding 2-dehydro-3-deoxyglucarate aldolase, giving the protein MSNAIYPNRFRQRLLAGETLIGSWCALANPLTTEVLGLAGFDWLVLDGEHAPNDITTFVPQLMALKGSSSAAVVRPPCNEPVIIKRLLDIGFYNFLIPFVETAEEARLAVASTRYPPAGIRGVSVSHRSNMYGTLPDYNSTVNDNITVMVQIETQQAVDNIDAIAAVEGVDGIFVGPGDLSAALGYLGQPAHPEVLKVIQYLFERAKAAGKPSGILAPVEADARRYLEWGAGFVAVGSDLGVFRNATQALCDRFKK; this is encoded by the coding sequence ATGAGCAACGCGATCTATCCGAACCGCTTTCGTCAGCGCCTGCTGGCCGGCGAGACCCTGATTGGCAGCTGGTGCGCGCTGGCCAATCCGCTGACCACCGAAGTGCTCGGCCTGGCAGGATTCGACTGGCTGGTGCTGGATGGCGAACATGCGCCGAATGATATCACCACCTTTGTGCCACAGCTGATGGCACTCAAGGGCAGCAGCAGTGCCGCCGTGGTTCGGCCGCCCTGTAACGAACCGGTGATCATCAAACGCCTGCTCGATATCGGCTTTTACAACTTTCTGATTCCGTTTGTCGAAACCGCAGAGGAAGCGCGGCTGGCGGTTGCCTCAACACGCTATCCACCGGCCGGTATTCGCGGCGTGTCGGTTTCTCACCGCAGCAACATGTATGGCACGCTACCCGATTACAACAGCACGGTGAACGACAACATCACGGTGATGGTGCAGATCGAAACGCAGCAGGCGGTGGACAACATTGATGCCATTGCCGCGGTGGAAGGGGTGGACGGCATTTTTGTTGGGCCGGGCGATCTCTCCGCCGCGCTGGGCTATCTCGGCCAGCCTGCGCATCCGGAAGTGCTCAAGGTGATCCAGTACCTTTTTGAGCGCGCCAAAGCCGCCGGTAAACCCAGCGGTATTTTGGCGCCGGTGGAAGCGGATGCGCGCCGTTATCTGGAATGGGGCGCAGGTTTTGTCGCCGTCGGCAGTGATTTAGGGGTTTTCCGCAATGCCACCCAGGCGCTGTGCGATCGTTTTAAAAAATAA
- the gudD gene encoding glucarate dehydratase gives MNETSTPKITDMQVIPVAGYDSMLLNLSGAHAPFFTRNIVIIKDNAGHTGVGEIPGGEKIRQTLEDAARLVIGKTVGEYKNLLTLVRTTFADRDAAGRGNQTFDLRTTIHVVTGIEAALLDLLGQHLQVNVASLLGEGQQRDSVDMLGYLFYIGDRTKTSLAYQNQRDDKCDWYRLRHEEALTSDAIVRLAEAAYEKYGFNDFKLKGGVLRGSEEAEAVTALAKRFPEARITLDPNGAWSLNEAILLGKQLTGVLAYAEDPCGAEQGYSGREVMAEFRRATGLPTATNMIATDWRQMGHTLSLQSVDIPLADPHFWTMQGSVRVAQMCHDFGLTWGSHSNNHFDISLAMFTHVAAAAPGSITAIDTHWIWQEGNQRLTKEPFQIKGGMVQVPQKPGLGVELDMDQVMKANALYQQHGLGARDDAQAMQFLVPDWTFDNKRPCLVR, from the coding sequence ATGAACGAGACAAGCACGCCAAAAATCACCGACATGCAGGTGATTCCGGTCGCCGGTTACGACAGCATGTTGCTTAACCTGAGCGGGGCGCACGCGCCTTTTTTCACCCGTAACATCGTGATCATCAAAGACAACGCAGGCCATACCGGCGTGGGCGAAATTCCCGGCGGCGAGAAAATTCGTCAAACGCTGGAAGATGCCGCCAGGCTGGTGATTGGCAAAACGGTGGGCGAGTACAAAAACCTGCTGACGCTGGTACGCACGACCTTTGCCGATCGCGATGCTGCCGGACGCGGCAACCAAACCTTTGATCTGCGCACCACCATTCATGTGGTCACCGGCATCGAAGCCGCCTTGCTCGACCTGCTCGGGCAGCACCTGCAGGTTAATGTCGCCAGCCTGCTTGGCGAAGGGCAGCAGCGCGATAGCGTAGATATGCTTGGCTATCTGTTCTATATCGGTGACCGTACCAAAACCTCGCTGGCTTATCAAAACCAGCGTGATGACAAATGCGACTGGTATCGCCTGCGCCACGAAGAGGCGCTGACCTCAGACGCCATCGTTCGGCTGGCTGAAGCAGCCTATGAAAAATATGGCTTCAATGACTTCAAGCTCAAGGGCGGCGTGCTGCGCGGCAGCGAAGAGGCAGAAGCGGTGACCGCGCTGGCGAAGCGTTTTCCTGAGGCGCGCATCACGCTCGATCCCAACGGCGCCTGGTCGCTGAATGAGGCGATCCTGCTCGGTAAACAGCTAACCGGCGTGCTCGCCTACGCGGAAGATCCCTGCGGTGCCGAACAGGGCTATTCCGGCCGCGAGGTGATGGCGGAGTTCCGCCGTGCCACCGGCCTGCCTACCGCCACTAATATGATCGCCACCGACTGGCGACAGATGGGCCATACGCTGTCGTTGCAGTCAGTGGACATTCCGCTGGCCGATCCGCACTTCTGGACCATGCAAGGCTCGGTGCGCGTGGCGCAGATGTGCCATGACTTTGGCCTGACCTGGGGCTCGCACTCCAATAACCATTTCGATATTTCACTGGCGATGTTTACCCACGTTGCCGCTGCCGCGCCGGGCAGCATTACCGCCATAGATACCCACTGGATCTGGCAGGAGGGTAATCAGCGGCTGACCAAAGAACCTTTCCAAATCAAAGGCGGCATGGTGCAGGTGCCGCAAAAGCCGGGCCTGGGCGTCGAACTCGATATGGATCAGGTGATGAAGGCGAACGCGCTGTATCAACAGCATGGGCTGGGTGCCCGCGACGACGCGCAGGCGATGCAGTTTCTGGTGCCAGACTGGACCTTCGACAATAAGCGTCCCTGCCTGGTGCGCTAA
- a CDS encoding enolase C-terminal domain-like protein — protein sequence MTTQSSPVITSMKVIPVAGYDSMLLNIGGAHAACFTRNIVVLTDSAGRTGVGEAPGGETILQTLQQAIPQVEGQQIARMNRLVQQVHKGNQSADFDTFGKGAWTFELRVNAVAALEAALLDLLGQHLGVPVVELLGPGQQRDEVTVLGYLFYIGDREKTDLAYRDGAGASHDWYHLRHQQAMDSAAIVRLAEAAQDKYGFKDFKLKGGVLPGEQELEAASALKKRFPQARITVDPNGAWRLEEAIALCKNMQDVLSYAEDPCGAEQGYSGREVMAEFRRATGLPVATNMIATNWREMNHAVMLNAVDIPLADPHFWTLSGAVRVAQLCDEWGLTWGCHSNNHFDISLAMFTHVGAAAPGKPTAIDTHWIWQEGDQRLTKEPLQIRDGKIAVPDRPGLGIELDWDKVYEAHALYQTLPAGARNDAQAMQYLIPGWTFDRKRPAFGRDYQ from the coding sequence ATGACGACGCAAAGCAGCCCGGTGATCACCAGCATGAAGGTGATCCCGGTGGCGGGCTACGACAGCATGTTGCTCAACATCGGCGGCGCGCACGCCGCCTGCTTCACCCGCAATATCGTGGTGCTTACCGACAGCGCCGGGCGCACCGGCGTAGGTGAAGCGCCCGGTGGGGAAACCATTTTGCAGACGCTGCAACAGGCTATTCCGCAGGTGGAAGGCCAGCAGATTGCCCGCATGAACCGTCTGGTGCAGCAGGTGCATAAAGGCAATCAGTCGGCAGATTTCGATACCTTCGGCAAGGGCGCCTGGACCTTTGAACTGCGGGTGAATGCGGTGGCGGCGCTGGAAGCGGCGCTGCTGGATCTGCTCGGTCAGCATCTCGGCGTACCGGTGGTGGAACTGTTAGGACCCGGCCAGCAGCGCGACGAGGTCACCGTGCTCGGCTATCTGTTCTATATCGGCGATCGTGAGAAAACCGATCTGGCCTATCGCGATGGCGCAGGCGCCAGCCATGACTGGTATCACCTGCGTCACCAGCAGGCGATGGATAGCGCGGCGATTGTGCGCCTCGCCGAAGCGGCACAGGACAAATATGGCTTTAAAGACTTCAAGCTGAAAGGCGGCGTGTTGCCGGGCGAGCAGGAACTGGAGGCGGCGTCGGCGCTTAAAAAACGTTTTCCACAGGCGCGAATTACCGTCGATCCCAACGGTGCCTGGCGCCTGGAAGAAGCGATTGCGCTCTGTAAAAACATGCAGGATGTGCTGAGCTACGCAGAAGACCCTTGCGGCGCCGAACAGGGCTATTCCGGGCGCGAGGTGATGGCGGAGTTTCGCCGTGCCACCGGCCTGCCGGTCGCCACCAATATGATCGCCACCAACTGGCGTGAGATGAACCATGCGGTGATGCTCAATGCGGTCGATATCCCGCTGGCCGATCCGCACTTCTGGACGTTAAGCGGCGCTGTGCGCGTGGCGCAACTCTGCGATGAGTGGGGCCTGACCTGGGGCTGTCACTCCAATAACCACTTTGATATCTCGCTGGCGATGTTTACCCACGTCGGTGCGGCAGCGCCCGGCAAACCCACCGCTATCGATACCCACTGGATCTGGCAGGAGGGCGATCAGCGGCTGACCAAAGAACCGCTGCAAATCCGCGACGGCAAGATCGCCGTGCCGGATCGGCCCGGTCTCGGCATTGAGCTCGACTGGGACAAAGTCTATGAAGCACATGCGCTGTATCAAACGCTGCCTGCGGGCGCGCGCAACGATGCGCAGGCGATGCAATACCTCATTCCTGGCTGGACATTCGATCGTAAACGCCCGGCGTTTGGCCGCGATTATCAGTAA
- a CDS encoding MFS transporter, translating to MSTVSPAKSAVEKRTNARYWIVVMLFIVTSFNYGDRATLSIAGTSMARDIGLDPIGMGYIFSAFSWAYVIGQIPGGWLLDRFGSKRVYFCSIFIWSLFTLLQGFVDVFDGFGIVIALFTLRFLVGLAEAPSFPGNSRIVAAWFPAQERGTAVAIFNSAQYFATVIFAPIMGWLTSAVGWAHVFWFMGGLGIILSFVWLKVIHDPNDHPGVNKAELEYIEQGGALINMDKKKEERKVGWDEKMFQIRQLISSRMMLGIYLGQYCVNALTYFFITWFPLYLVNERGMSILKAGFVASIPAVCGFIGGVLGGVISDMLMRKTGSLNIARKTPIVVGMLMSISMVVCIYVDTEWVVVFFMALAFLGKGIGALGWAVMADTAPKEISGLSGGLFNMFGNASGIVTPIAIGYIIATTGSYNGALVYVGIHAFVAAFSFLFITGDIKRFELKPMHKDPL from the coding sequence ATGAGTACAGTCAGCCCCGCCAAAAGCGCGGTGGAGAAAAGAACCAACGCGCGGTATTGGATCGTTGTGATGTTATTTATCGTCACCTCGTTTAACTACGGTGACCGCGCCACGCTCTCCATCGCTGGCACATCAATGGCCAGGGATATCGGACTCGATCCGATCGGCATGGGTTATATCTTCTCTGCATTCTCATGGGCTTATGTGATCGGGCAGATTCCGGGTGGCTGGTTACTCGATCGCTTCGGCTCAAAGCGCGTCTATTTCTGCAGCATCTTTATCTGGTCGCTGTTCACGCTGTTACAGGGTTTTGTTGACGTCTTTGATGGCTTCGGCATTGTGATTGCGTTGTTCACCCTGCGCTTCCTGGTGGGTCTGGCGGAAGCTCCTTCATTCCCCGGTAACAGCCGCATTGTCGCGGCCTGGTTTCCGGCGCAGGAGCGCGGCACGGCGGTGGCCATCTTTAACTCGGCGCAATATTTCGCCACGGTGATTTTTGCGCCGATTATGGGTTGGCTGACCTCTGCCGTCGGCTGGGCACACGTTTTTTGGTTTATGGGCGGGCTGGGCATCATCCTCAGTTTTGTCTGGCTGAAGGTGATCCACGATCCCAACGATCATCCGGGCGTCAACAAAGCGGAGCTTGAATATATTGAGCAGGGCGGTGCGCTGATCAACATGGACAAGAAGAAAGAGGAGCGCAAAGTCGGCTGGGACGAAAAAATGTTCCAGATTCGCCAGCTCATCAGTTCACGCATGATGCTGGGCATCTATCTCGGCCAGTACTGCGTCAACGCGCTAACCTACTTTTTCATCACCTGGTTCCCGCTCTATCTGGTCAACGAGCGCGGCATGTCGATTCTGAAGGCGGGCTTTGTCGCCTCGATTCCCGCGGTATGCGGCTTTATCGGCGGCGTATTGGGCGGGGTAATTTCCGACATGCTGATGCGCAAAACCGGCTCGCTGAACATCGCCCGTAAGACGCCGATTGTGGTAGGCATGCTGATGTCGATCTCCATGGTGGTCTGTATTTATGTCGATACCGAATGGGTGGTGGTGTTCTTTATGGCGCTGGCCTTCCTCGGCAAGGGCATTGGCGCGCTGGGTTGGGCGGTGATGGCCGATACCGCACCGAAAGAGATCAGCGGTCTCAGCGGCGGTCTGTTCAACATGTTTGGTAACGCGTCGGGCATCGTAACGCCTATCGCTATCGGCTACATCATCGCGACGACCGGATCGTATAACGGCGCGCTGGTCTATGTCGGCATCCACGCCTTTGTCGCTGCGTTCAGCTTCCTGTTCATCACCGGCGACATCAAACGCTTTGAACTGAAACCGATGCACAAGGATCCACTATGA
- the garD gene encoding galactarate dehydratase translates to MNKITVETPLYIKVHESDNVAIVVNNHGLPAGTMFAGGLRLIEQVPQGHKVALSAIARGEPILRYGEIIGYAVQDIAQGSWVEESLVALPEAPPLASLPLANQVPPPLPPLEGYTFEGYRNADGSVGTRNLLGITTSVHCVAGVVDHVVRIIERELLPRYPNVDGVVALNHLYGCGVAINAPAAVVPIRTVHNLALNANFGGEIMVVSLGCEKLQPERLLAPGGGLEAINVGDDDIIRLQDEQFVGFEAMVTSILQVAERHLQRLNQRQRETCPASELIVGMQCGGSDAFSGVTANPAVGFASDLLVRCGATVMFSEVTEVRDAIHLLTPRVIDEAVGKRLLEEMAWYDDYLNQGKTDRSANPSPGNKKGGLANVVEKALGSIAKSGRSAIVEVLSPGERPTRRGLIYAATPASDFVCGTQQLASGITLQVFTTGRGTPYGLAAIPVIKMATRNALAERWHDLMDINAGTIATGEETIEQVGWRLFELILDIASGRKQTWSDRWGIHNQLAVFNPAPVT, encoded by the coding sequence ATGAATAAAATCACCGTAGAGACACCGCTTTATATCAAGGTGCATGAGTCGGACAATGTCGCCATTGTGGTGAATAATCATGGCCTTCCCGCCGGTACGATGTTTGCCGGTGGCCTCAGACTGATTGAGCAGGTGCCGCAGGGCCATAAAGTGGCGCTCAGCGCCATTGCCCGCGGCGAACCGATTCTGCGCTATGGCGAAATTATTGGTTATGCCGTGCAGGATATTGCCCAGGGCAGCTGGGTAGAGGAGTCGCTGGTGGCCCTGCCGGAAGCACCGCCGCTGGCCAGCCTGCCGCTGGCGAATCAGGTGCCGCCGCCGCTGCCACCGCTTGAGGGTTACACCTTTGAAGGCTATCGCAACGCCGATGGCAGCGTTGGCACGCGCAATCTGCTCGGCATTACCACCAGCGTGCATTGTGTGGCGGGCGTGGTCGATCATGTGGTCAGGATCATTGAGCGTGAACTGCTGCCGCGCTATCCCAACGTCGACGGCGTGGTTGCGTTGAATCACCTTTACGGCTGTGGCGTGGCGATCAATGCCCCGGCAGCGGTGGTGCCGATCCGCACCGTGCATAACCTGGCGCTCAACGCTAACTTCGGCGGCGAAATTATGGTGGTCAGCCTCGGCTGCGAGAAGCTGCAGCCAGAGCGTCTGCTGGCGCCGGGCGGCGGGCTGGAGGCGATTAACGTCGGCGATGATGACATTATTCGTTTACAGGATGAGCAGTTTGTCGGTTTTGAGGCGATGGTGACGTCAATTTTGCAGGTGGCCGAGCGCCATTTGCAGCGGCTTAACCAGCGCCAGCGTGAAACCTGCCCCGCCTCAGAGCTGATTGTCGGTATGCAGTGCGGCGGCAGCGATGCTTTTTCCGGCGTGACCGCCAACCCGGCGGTCGGCTTCGCTTCCGATCTGCTGGTGCGCTGCGGTGCCACGGTGATGTTTTCAGAGGTCACGGAAGTACGCGATGCGATTCATTTGCTGACGCCGCGCGTGATCGATGAAGCGGTAGGCAAGCGCCTGCTGGAAGAGATGGCGTGGTATGACGACTACCTCAATCAGGGTAAAACCGACCGCAGCGCCAATCCCTCACCAGGCAATAAAAAAGGTGGCCTGGCGAACGTGGTAGAAAAAGCACTGGGTTCGATTGCCAAATCAGGACGCAGCGCCATTGTTGAGGTGCTTTCTCCCGGCGAACGCCCTACCCGTCGTGGCCTGATTTATGCCGCTACGCCAGCCAGCGACTTTGTCTGCGGCACGCAGCAGTTGGCATCGGGCATTACGTTGCAGGTGTTTACCACCGGCCGTGGTACGCCCTATGGTCTGGCGGCCATTCCGGTGATCAAAATGGCAACGCGTAACGCGCTGGCGGAGCGGTGGCATGATTTGATGGATATCAACGCGGGTACCATCGCCACCGGGGAAGAGACGATTGAGCAGGTGGGCTGGCGGCTGTTTGAATTAATTCTGGATATTGCCAGCGGCCGCAAACAGACCTGGTCCGATCGCTGGGGAATTCATAATCAGCTGGCGGTATTTAACCCTGCGCCGGTGACCTGA
- a CDS encoding flavodoxin, producing MAKIGIFVGTMYGNALLVAEEAQPVLQAAGHDVHVYEDATLADWQPYASEVALIITSTTGQGDLPDSIGRLYEEMREKLGHQPDLRYGVIALGDSSYEHFCGGGKKFDALLQEQGAQRLGDVLLIDAEEHPEPESVAMPWVEQWMQLL from the coding sequence ATGGCCAAGATTGGAATTTTTGTGGGCACGATGTACGGCAATGCCCTGTTAGTGGCGGAAGAAGCGCAGCCTGTTTTGCAGGCGGCCGGGCACGATGTGCATGTTTATGAAGACGCAACGCTGGCTGACTGGCAACCCTACGCCAGTGAGGTGGCGCTGATTATCACCTCGACCACTGGCCAGGGCGATCTGCCTGACAGCATCGGCAGATTGTACGAAGAGATGCGTGAAAAGCTGGGCCACCAGCCCGATCTGCGTTACGGCGTTATCGCGCTGGGCGACAGTAGCTATGAGCATTTCTGCGGCGGCGGCAAGAAGTTTGACGCCCTGCTGCAGGAGCAGGGCGCGCAACGGCTGGGCGACGTGCTGCTGATTGATGCTGAAGAGCATCCTGAGCCGGAGTCCGTGGCCATGCCATGGGTTGAGCAGTGGATGCAACTGCTGTAA
- the truC gene encoding tRNA pseudouridine(65) synthase TruC, with amino-acid sequence MLEILYQDEWLVAVNKPAGWLVHRSWLDRKEKVVVMQTVRDQIGQHVFTVHRLDRPTSGVLLMGLSSEVGRLLSQQFEQHQIEKTYHALTRGWLQDEALLDYPLVEELDKVADKFASADRLPQPAVTHYRGLARVEMPIAVGRYDSARYSLVELKPKTGRKHQLRRHLVHLRHPIIGDTNHGDLKQNRAAAEHWGCNRLMLHASKLALTHPVTGEPLCITAGLDGVWQTMMTHFGWQQLLPDLPRVEITPSAGQDIALP; translated from the coding sequence ATGCTGGAGATTCTTTATCAGGATGAGTGGCTGGTCGCGGTGAACAAACCCGCTGGCTGGTTGGTACATCGTAGCTGGCTGGATCGCAAAGAAAAAGTGGTAGTGATGCAGACGGTGCGTGACCAGATTGGTCAGCATGTGTTTACCGTGCATCGTCTCGATCGTCCGACCTCCGGCGTTTTGCTGATGGGCCTGTCGAGTGAAGTGGGTCGGCTGCTGTCGCAGCAGTTTGAGCAGCATCAAATCGAAAAAACCTACCATGCGCTGACGCGCGGCTGGCTGCAGGATGAAGCGCTGCTGGATTATCCGCTGGTGGAAGAGCTGGACAAGGTGGCAGATAAGTTTGCCTCCGCCGATCGTCTGCCGCAGCCTGCGGTGACTCATTATCGCGGGCTGGCCAGGGTAGAAATGCCAATTGCGGTTGGGCGCTACGACAGCGCGCGCTATAGCCTGGTTGAGTTGAAGCCAAAAACCGGCCGTAAACACCAGCTGCGTCGCCATCTGGTGCACTTACGCCATCCGATTATTGGCGATACCAATCACGGCGATCTCAAACAGAATCGCGCCGCTGCCGAGCACTGGGGCTGCAATCGGCTCATGCTGCACGCCAGTAAACTTGCATTAACGCACCCGGTAACCGGTGAGCCACTGTGCATTACCGCCGGGCTTGATGGTGTCTGGCAAACGATGATGACGCATTTTGGCTGGCAGCAGCTTCTCCCCGATCTCCCTCGGGTTGAAATTACGCCGTCGGCAGGCCAGGATATCGCATTACCCTGA
- a CDS encoding YqcC family protein produces MTPEQQVAAYLNEIEQVLKKYDLWRTAAPDAAAFTSVEPFCVDTMHALEWLQWILIPRMRALLDAQRPLPGSFAIVPYYEMALEADLSGRTELLLVLNRLDAVFTDGQA; encoded by the coding sequence TTGACGCCTGAACAGCAAGTCGCCGCTTATCTGAATGAGATTGAGCAGGTGCTAAAAAAATATGATCTGTGGCGCACCGCAGCGCCTGACGCAGCCGCTTTTACCAGCGTGGAGCCTTTCTGCGTCGATACCATGCATGCACTTGAGTGGCTGCAATGGATCTTAATTCCGCGGATGCGTGCGCTGCTGGATGCGCAACGGCCGTTGCCGGGCAGCTTTGCGATTGTGCCTTATTATGAGATGGCGCTGGAGGCCGATCTCAGTGGCCGCACCGAACTGTTGCTGGTGCTGAATCGTCTGGATGCAGTCTTTACGGACGGTCAGGCTTAA
- the syd gene encoding SecY-interacting protein, translating to MMVETANALRNFTTNYCQQWQQQYGHAPESEALYSVPSSCIITTRETSVLWQPQPFTLPQNLDAVSHALDLALQPAITAWYTTQFAGDMTARLGTRPLTLLQVWSEDDFIRIQENLIGHLVMKRRLKQSPTLFIATTDSELEVVSLCNLRGEVILEQLGTNKREILSEDVPSFLNALQPDVSL from the coding sequence ATGATGGTTGAAACGGCAAATGCGCTGCGAAATTTTACAACAAATTATTGCCAGCAGTGGCAGCAGCAATACGGTCATGCGCCAGAGAGCGAAGCGCTTTACAGCGTGCCTTCATCCTGTATTATAACTACGCGTGAGACGAGCGTCTTATGGCAGCCCCAGCCGTTTACACTGCCGCAGAACCTTGATGCGGTTTCTCATGCTCTCGATCTCGCACTTCAGCCAGCAATTACCGCCTGGTATACCACGCAGTTTGCTGGTGATATGACGGCACGCCTTGGTACGCGCCCGCTTACGCTGTTGCAGGTGTGGAGCGAGGACGATTTTATTCGCATACAGGAAAACCTGATCGGCCACCTGGTGATGAAGCGCCGGCTGAAGCAGTCACCCACGCTGTTTATCGCGACCACAGATTCAGAGCTGGAAGTGGTTTCGCTGTGTAATCTCCGCGGTGAGGTTATTCTTGAACAGTTGGGAACCAATAAGCGTGAGATATTGTCTGAAGATGTGCCCTCCTTTTTAAATGCCCTCCAGCCAGATGTAAGCCTTTAG
- the queF gene encoding NADPH-dependent 7-cyano-7-deazaguanine reductase QueF (Catalyzes the NADPH-dependent reduction of 7-cyano-7-deazaguanine (preQ0) to 7-aminomethyl-7-deazaguanine (preQ1) in queuosine biosynthesis), with amino-acid sequence MSYDNHQALNSLTLGKPTAYHDIYDASLLQAVPRSMNREPLGLYPESLPFQGADIWTLYELSWLNSKGVPQVAVGEVVLDASSQNLIESKSFKLYLNSFNQTKFADWGSVRTTLERDLSACAQGDVSVALFRLQEVEGQPIGHMAGVCIDEQDITIDDYQFNADYLDNATRSEVVEESLVSHLLKSNCLITNQPDWGSVMIRYRGPRIDREALLRYLVSFRHHNEFHEQCVERIFNDVLRYCKPEQLTVYARYTRRGGLDINPWRTNTPFVPCRSRLVRQ; translated from the coding sequence ATGTCTTACGACAACCATCAGGCGCTAAACAGCCTGACGCTGGGCAAGCCCACAGCCTACCACGATATTTATGATGCCAGCCTGTTGCAGGCGGTGCCACGCAGTATGAATCGTGAACCGCTGGGTCTCTATCCCGAGAGCCTGCCCTTTCAGGGCGCCGATATCTGGACGCTGTATGAGCTCTCCTGGCTGAACAGTAAAGGCGTGCCACAGGTAGCGGTCGGCGAAGTGGTTCTGGATGCCAGCAGCCAAAACCTGATTGAATCCAAGAGCTTCAAACTCTACCTTAACAGCTTCAACCAAACCAAATTTGCCGACTGGGGCAGCGTCCGCACCACGCTGGAACGCGATCTCTCCGCCTGTGCGCAGGGCGACGTTAGCGTGGCACTGTTTCGTCTGCAGGAGGTCGAAGGTCAGCCGATTGGGCACATGGCGGGCGTCTGCATTGATGAGCAGGATATCACTATCGATGATTATCAGTTCAACGCTGACTATCTCGACAACGCCACGCGTAGCGAAGTAGTGGAAGAGAGCCTTGTCAGCCATCTGCTGAAATCAAACTGCCTGATTACCAATCAACCAGACTGGGGTTCGGTGATGATTCGTTATCGTGGGCCGCGCATCGATCGCGAAGCATTGCTGCGCTACCTGGTCTCTTTCCGTCATCACAATGAGTTTCATGAGCAGTGCGTTGAGCGCATCTTTAATGATGTACTGCGCTACTGCAAGCCAGAGCAGCTCACGGTTTATGCACGCTACACACGGCGTGGCGGCCTGGATATTAATCCCTGGCGCACCAACACGCCGTTTGTGCCCTGCCGTTCGCGTCTGGTCAGGCAGTAA